The proteins below come from a single Mycobacterium parmense genomic window:
- the uvrC gene encoding excinuclease ABC subunit UvrC → MPDPATYRPAPGSIPVEPGVYRFRDPHGRVIYVGKAKSLRSRLTSYFADVAGLHPRTRQMVTTAAKVEWTVVNTEVEALQLEYNWIKEFDPRFNVRYRDDKSYPVLAVTLNEEFPRLMVYRGPRRKGVRYFGPYSHAWAIRETLDLLTRVFPARTCSAGVFKRHNQIGRPCLLGYIDKCSAPCVGRVSAEQHRQIVEDFCDFLSGKTDRFARELEQRMNAAADELDFERAARLRDDLGALKRAMEKQAVVLGDGTDADVVAFADDDLEAAVQVFHVRGGRVRGQRGWIVEKSGDPGESGEERLVEQFLTQFYGEQAELGGSADEAVNPVPREVLVPCLPSNADELATWLSGLRGSRVVLRVPRRGDKRALAETVQRNAKDALQQHKLKRAGDFNARSAALQSIQDALGLPEAPLRIECVDVSHVQGTDVVGSLVVFEDGLPRKSDYRHFGIREAAGQGRSDDVASIAEVTRRRFQRHLSDKNDPNLLSPEGKTRRFAYPPNLYVVDGGAPQVNAAAAVLEELGVTDVAVIGLAKRLEEVWVPSEPDPVILPRNSEGLYLLQRVRDEAHRFAITYHRSKRSKRMTASALDSVPGLGEHRRKALVTHFGSIARLKEATVDQITAVPGIGVATATAVLEALRPERAGSTGGSE, encoded by the coding sequence GTGCCAGATCCCGCCACATATCGCCCCGCGCCCGGGTCCATCCCGGTCGAGCCCGGCGTCTACCGGTTCCGGGACCCGCACGGACGAGTCATCTACGTCGGCAAGGCCAAGAGCCTGCGCAGCAGGTTGACGTCGTACTTCGCCGACGTCGCGGGCCTGCATCCGCGCACCCGGCAGATGGTGACGACCGCGGCCAAGGTCGAGTGGACGGTGGTCAACACCGAAGTCGAGGCCTTGCAGCTGGAATACAACTGGATCAAGGAGTTCGATCCGCGCTTCAACGTCCGCTACCGCGACGACAAATCCTATCCGGTGCTGGCGGTCACCCTCAACGAGGAATTCCCGCGGCTGATGGTGTACCGCGGCCCGCGCCGCAAGGGCGTGCGCTACTTCGGGCCGTATTCGCACGCGTGGGCCATCCGCGAAACCCTCGACCTCCTCACGCGGGTGTTCCCGGCCCGCACCTGCTCGGCCGGAGTGTTCAAGCGCCACAACCAGATCGGCCGGCCGTGCCTGCTCGGCTACATCGACAAGTGCTCCGCGCCGTGTGTCGGGAGGGTCAGCGCCGAGCAGCATCGCCAGATCGTCGAGGACTTCTGCGACTTCCTGTCGGGCAAAACCGATCGGTTCGCCCGCGAACTGGAGCAGCGGATGAACGCCGCCGCCGACGAACTCGACTTCGAGCGGGCCGCGCGGCTGCGCGACGACCTCGGCGCGCTCAAGCGCGCCATGGAGAAGCAGGCCGTGGTGCTCGGGGACGGCACCGACGCCGACGTGGTCGCCTTCGCCGACGACGACCTCGAAGCCGCGGTGCAGGTGTTCCACGTCCGCGGCGGCCGGGTCCGCGGGCAGCGCGGCTGGATCGTCGAGAAGTCCGGCGACCCCGGGGAATCCGGCGAGGAGCGATTGGTCGAACAGTTCCTGACGCAGTTCTACGGCGAGCAGGCGGAATTGGGTGGCTCGGCCGACGAGGCCGTCAACCCGGTGCCCCGCGAGGTGCTGGTGCCGTGCCTGCCGTCCAACGCCGACGAGCTCGCCACCTGGCTCTCCGGCCTGCGCGGCTCGCGGGTGGTGCTGCGGGTTCCGCGCCGCGGCGACAAGCGGGCGCTGGCCGAGACCGTGCAGCGCAACGCCAAAGACGCCCTGCAGCAACACAAATTGAAGCGCGCCGGCGACTTCAACGCCAGATCGGCGGCGCTGCAGAGCATTCAGGACGCCCTGGGGCTGCCGGAGGCTCCGCTGCGCATCGAGTGCGTCGACGTCAGTCACGTGCAGGGCACCGACGTCGTCGGCTCGCTGGTGGTGTTCGAGGACGGCCTGCCCCGCAAGTCGGACTACCGCCACTTCGGGATCAGGGAAGCTGCGGGGCAGGGGCGTTCCGACGACGTCGCCTCCATCGCCGAGGTGACCCGCCGCCGGTTCCAGCGGCATCTGAGCGACAAGAACGACCCGAATCTGCTTTCGCCGGAGGGCAAAACGCGCCGCTTCGCCTACCCGCCCAACCTGTACGTCGTCGACGGCGGCGCGCCCCAGGTCAACGCCGCCGCCGCCGTGCTCGAGGAGCTGGGCGTCACCGACGTCGCGGTGATCGGCCTGGCCAAGCGGCTGGAAGAGGTGTGGGTGCCCAGCGAGCCGGACCCGGTCATCCTGCCGCGCAACAGCGAGGGTCTCTATCTGCTGCAGCGGGTCCGTGACGAGGCGCACCGGTTCGCGATCACCTACCATCGCAGCAAGCGATCCAAGCGAATGACAGCATCGGCGCTGGATTCGGTGCCAGGATTGGGGGAGCATCGCCGCAAGGCGCTGGTAACCCACTTCGGATCGATAGCCCGCCTCAAGGAGGCCACCGTCGACCAGATCACCGCCGTGCCCGGGATCGGAGTGGCCACCGCCACCGCGGTGCTCGAAGCCCTGCGGCCCGAGCGGGCCGGGTCGACGGGAGGCTCCGAATGA
- a CDS encoding PH domain-containing protein, which yields MTSSRDRETWDVELRAHRTPLFACAAAVVIAGVLVTVGFLLKMKSTGVIFQTADQVAMAVLGLVLAGLVLLFTRPRLRLGPAGVAVRNLLGYRLFEWSEIVGVSFPRGARMARVDLPDDEYVPVMAIQAIDRERAVAAMDTVRSLVARYRPDLSAN from the coding sequence GTGACGTCGTCGCGCGACCGCGAGACGTGGGACGTCGAGCTGCGTGCGCACCGCACGCCGCTGTTCGCCTGCGCCGCGGCGGTCGTGATCGCGGGAGTCCTTGTCACGGTGGGTTTTCTGCTCAAGATGAAGTCCACCGGGGTCATCTTCCAGACCGCCGACCAGGTGGCGATGGCCGTCCTCGGATTGGTGCTGGCCGGGCTCGTGCTGCTGTTCACCCGCCCCCGGTTGCGGTTGGGACCGGCCGGGGTTGCTGTGCGTAATCTGCTGGGCTACCGGCTTTTCGAATGGTCGGAGATCGTCGGAGTCTCGTTTCCCCGTGGCGCCCGGATGGCGCGAGTCGACCTGCCCGACGACGAGTACGTCCCGGTGATGGCCATCCAGGCCATCGACAGGGAACGGGCCGTGGCGGCGATGGACACCGTGCGGTCCCTGGTGGCCCGGTACCGGCCGGACCTGTCGGCGAACTGA
- the ribH gene encoding 6,7-dimethyl-8-ribityllumazine synthase produces MSGSGEPQIPAIDASGLRLGIVASTWHTEICEALLAGARKVAAQSGIDSPTVVRVLGAIELPVVAQELARSHEAVIALGVVIRGETPHFNYVCDAVTQGLTRVALDASTPVANGVLTTDTEEQALNRAGLATSVEDKGAQAAGAALTAALTLRDLRARS; encoded by the coding sequence GTGAGCGGTAGCGGGGAACCGCAGATCCCGGCGATCGACGCGTCCGGTCTGCGGCTGGGCATTGTGGCCAGCACCTGGCACACCGAGATCTGCGAGGCGCTTTTGGCCGGCGCCCGCAAGGTGGCCGCCCAGTCGGGCATCGACAGCCCGACGGTGGTGCGGGTGCTCGGCGCGATCGAGCTTCCGGTGGTGGCCCAGGAGTTGGCCCGCAGCCACGAGGCCGTCATCGCCCTGGGTGTCGTGATCCGCGGCGAGACACCCCATTTCAACTACGTTTGCGACGCGGTCACCCAGGGTTTGACCCGGGTGGCGCTGGACGCCTCGACGCCGGTGGCCAACGGGGTGCTGACCACCGACACCGAGGAGCAGGCGCTGAACCGGGCCGGGCTTGCGACCTCGGTCGAGGACAAGGGGGCGCAGGCGGCCGGCGCGGCCCTGACCGCCGCGCTGACCCTGCGTGACCTGCGCGCCCGGTCGTGA
- a CDS encoding bifunctional 3,4-dihydroxy-2-butanone-4-phosphate synthase/GTP cyclohydrolase II, with amino-acid sequence MTRLDSVERAVADIAAGKAVIVIDDEDRENEGDLIFAAEKATPELVAFMVRYTSGYLCVPLAGEICDRLGLLPMYAVNQDKHGTAYTVTVDARLGVGTGISASDRATTMRLLADPAAVAGDFTRPGHVVPLRAKDGGVLRRPGHTEAAVDLSRLAGLQPAGAICEIVSQKDEGAMAQTDELRVFADEHDLALITIADLIEWRRKHEKHIARIAEARIPTRHGEFRAIGYASIYEDVEHVALVRGEIAGPDADGDDVLVRVHSECLTGDVFGSRRCDCGPQLDAAMAMVAREGRGIVLYMRGHEGRGIGLMHKLQAYQLQDAGEDTVDANLKLGLPADARDYGIGAQILVDLGVRSMRLLTNNPAKRVGLDGYGLHIIERVPLPVRANAENIRYLMTKRDKMGHDLAGLDEFHESVHLPGEFGGAL; translated from the coding sequence ATGACGAGGTTGGACTCCGTCGAGCGGGCGGTTGCCGACATAGCGGCCGGAAAGGCCGTCATCGTCATCGACGACGAGGACCGCGAGAACGAGGGCGACCTGATCTTCGCCGCCGAGAAGGCGACGCCGGAGTTGGTGGCCTTCATGGTGCGCTACACGTCGGGGTATCTGTGCGTGCCGCTGGCGGGCGAGATCTGTGACCGACTGGGGCTGCTGCCGATGTATGCGGTGAACCAGGACAAGCACGGCACGGCCTACACCGTCACCGTCGACGCCCGCCTCGGCGTCGGCACCGGCATCTCGGCGTCCGACCGGGCCACGACGATGCGCCTGCTCGCCGACCCCGCCGCCGTCGCCGGCGACTTCACCCGCCCCGGGCACGTCGTTCCGTTGCGCGCCAAGGACGGCGGGGTGTTGCGCCGGCCCGGACACACCGAGGCCGCCGTCGACCTGTCCCGGTTGGCGGGTTTGCAGCCCGCGGGCGCTATCTGCGAGATCGTCAGCCAGAAGGACGAGGGCGCGATGGCCCAGACCGACGAGTTGCGGGTGTTCGCCGACGAGCACGACCTGGCGCTGATCACCATCGCCGATCTGATCGAGTGGCGGCGCAAGCACGAGAAGCACATCGCGCGCATCGCCGAGGCGCGGATCCCGACCCGCCACGGCGAGTTCCGGGCCATCGGATACGCCAGCATCTACGAGGATGTCGAGCACGTGGCGCTGGTTCGCGGCGAGATCGCCGGACCCGACGCCGACGGTGACGACGTGCTGGTCCGCGTGCACTCCGAGTGCCTCACCGGGGACGTGTTCGGGTCGCGCCGTTGCGACTGCGGGCCGCAACTGGACGCCGCGATGGCGATGGTGGCCCGGGAGGGGCGCGGCATCGTGCTGTACATGCGCGGCCACGAGGGCCGCGGCATCGGTCTGATGCACAAGCTGCAGGCCTACCAGTTGCAAGACGCCGGGGAAGACACGGTCGACGCCAACCTCAAGCTCGGATTGCCAGCGGACGCAAGGGATTACGGTATCGGCGCCCAGATCCTGGTCGACCTGGGCGTGCGGTCGATGCGGCTGCTGACCAACAACCCGGCCAAGCGGGTGGGTCTCGACGGGTATGGCCTGCACATCATCGAGCGCGTGCCGCTGCCGGTGCGCGCCAACGCCGAGAACATCCGCTACCTGATGACCAAGCGCGACAAGATGGGTCACGACCTGGCCGGGCTGGACGAATTCCACGAATCCGTCCATCTTCCCGGGGAATTCGGCGGCGCTTTGTGA
- a CDS encoding riboflavin synthase: MFTGIVEELGEVTARDVLTDAARLTIRGPVVTSDAGHGDSIAVNGVCLTVAELTADGQFTADVMAETLNRSNLGALQVGSRVNLERAAAVNSRLGGHIVQGHVDGTGRVVARAPSENWEVVRIEVPAEVARYVVEKGSITVDGISLTVSGLGAGPKDWFEVSLIPTTRELTTLGSAPVGTQVNLEVDVIAKYVERLMAHSGR; the protein is encoded by the coding sequence ATGTTCACCGGAATTGTCGAGGAACTCGGGGAGGTGACGGCGCGCGACGTCCTGACCGACGCAGCGCGCCTGACCATCCGCGGGCCCGTCGTGACCTCCGACGCCGGCCACGGCGACTCGATCGCCGTCAACGGCGTCTGCCTGACGGTCGCCGAGCTGACGGCCGACGGCCAGTTCACCGCGGACGTGATGGCCGAGACGCTCAACCGGTCCAACCTGGGCGCTCTGCAGGTCGGCAGCAGGGTGAACCTCGAGCGCGCCGCGGCGGTCAACAGCCGGCTCGGCGGCCACATCGTGCAGGGCCATGTGGACGGGACCGGCCGGGTCGTGGCCCGGGCGCCCTCCGAGAACTGGGAGGTGGTGCGCATCGAGGTTCCCGCCGAGGTCGCGCGCTACGTCGTCGAGAAGGGGTCGATCACCGTCGACGGGATCTCCCTGACGGTCTCGGGCCTGGGCGCCGGGCCGAAGGACTGGTTCGAAGTGTCGCTCATCCCGACGACCCGGGAACTCACCACCCTGGGCAGCGCGCCGGTCGGCACCCAGGTCAACCTCGAGGTGGACGTGATCGCGAAATACGTCGAGCGGTTGATGGCGCACAGCGGCAGGTGA
- a CDS encoding LppX_LprAFG lipoprotein, producing the protein MHSMQLSRRLTAVFASLTLTALAISGCSFSSTTSSGGPLPDGKTLVSQSADSTKNLKSAHLVLTVQGKIAGLPVRNLTGDLTTVPNTAAQGNAQISFGGQDISADFVVVGGDLYTNALNPGDKTMTDVGPASQVYDPSAILNPDTGLANVLANFTDAKAEGRDQISGQTTVRITGNVSADAVNKIAAPFKATAPVPSTVWIVESGDHQLAQISLQKSQGNTVQMTLSNWNQPVQVNKPTAGS; encoded by the coding sequence ATGCACAGTATGCAACTAAGCCGCCGTCTCACGGCCGTCTTTGCTTCCCTGACCCTTACAGCCCTCGCGATCTCCGGCTGCTCGTTCAGCTCCACGACGAGCAGCGGCGGACCGTTGCCCGACGGCAAGACCCTGGTGAGCCAGTCCGCCGACAGCACCAAGAACCTGAAGAGCGCGCACCTGGTGCTGACCGTGCAGGGCAAGATCGCCGGACTTCCCGTACGGAACCTGACCGGCGACCTCACCACGGTCCCGAACACCGCCGCGCAGGGCAACGCCCAGATCAGTTTCGGCGGGCAGGACATCAGCGCCGACTTCGTCGTCGTGGGTGGTGACCTGTACACCAACGCGCTGAACCCCGGCGACAAAACGATGACCGACGTCGGCCCGGCCTCACAGGTCTACGACCCGTCGGCGATCCTGAACCCCGACACCGGCCTGGCCAACGTGCTGGCCAACTTCACCGACGCGAAGGCCGAGGGCCGCGACCAGATCAGCGGCCAGACCACGGTCCGCATCACCGGCAACGTCTCCGCCGACGCCGTGAACAAGATCGCGGCCCCCTTCAAGGCGACCGCTCCGGTGCCGTCCACCGTCTGGATCGTGGAGAGCGGCGACCATCAGCTCGCGCAGATCAGCCTGCAGAAGAGCCAGGGGAACACCGTGCAGATGACGCTGTCGAACTGGAATCAGCCGGTGCAGGTCAACAAGCCCACAGCGGGCTCATGA
- a CDS encoding MFS transporter, with amino-acid sequence MRALAGRRVAIGAGSLAVLLGALDAYVVVTIMRDIMHDVGIPINQLQRITPIVTMYLLGYIAAMPLLGKASDRFGRKRLLQVSLATFMVGSVVTALSVAIGHFNVADLNVQIMGHPLQSLQILGYPIVNLHVESLQVLVVGRTIQGIASGALLPVTLALGADLWAQRNRAAVLGGIGAAQELGSVLGPLYGIFIVWLFRDWRDVFWINIPLTLLAMALIQVSLPKHDRSSAPEKIDLVGGLLLAVTLGLAVIGLYNPNPNGQQALPSYGLPLVIGAVIAGVAFLIWERFARTRLIDPAGVQFRPFLAALGASFAAGAALMVTLVDVELFGQGVLSLDQNKAAGMLTSFLIALPVGALLGGFIATRVGDRAVAFVGLLIAAGGYLLISHWPVDLPHYRHNFFGLFSMPAMNNDLMIGGVAVNNDLLIAGIGLGLVIGPLTSAALRIVPSAEHGIASAAVVVARMTGMLIGVAALSAWGLYRFYHILSAKNAEVSTSLSMTEQAIAKAQNAIPSFAAMYGEIFTITAGVCVVGALLGLLISGRTDHAEEPAIPEQEPVAAPAP; translated from the coding sequence ATGAGGGCGCTGGCGGGACGCCGCGTCGCGATCGGCGCCGGCAGTCTGGCGGTACTGCTCGGTGCGCTCGACGCCTACGTCGTGGTCACCATCATGCGCGACATCATGCACGACGTCGGCATCCCGATTAACCAGCTGCAGCGGATCACCCCGATCGTCACGATGTACCTGCTGGGCTACATCGCGGCCATGCCGCTGCTCGGCAAGGCCTCCGACCGGTTCGGCCGCAAGCGGCTGCTTCAAGTCAGCCTGGCGACGTTCATGGTCGGCTCGGTGGTCACCGCGCTCTCGGTCGCCATCGGCCACTTCAACGTGGCCGACCTGAACGTCCAGATCATGGGGCACCCGCTGCAGAGCCTGCAGATCCTCGGCTACCCGATCGTGAACCTGCACGTCGAGAGCCTCCAGGTGCTGGTCGTCGGCCGTACCATCCAGGGCATCGCCAGCGGCGCGCTGTTGCCGGTCACCCTGGCCCTGGGCGCCGACCTGTGGGCGCAACGCAACCGCGCCGCCGTGCTCGGCGGCATCGGCGCCGCCCAGGAGCTCGGCAGCGTGCTGGGCCCGCTCTACGGCATCTTCATCGTCTGGCTCTTCCGCGACTGGCGCGACGTGTTCTGGATCAACATCCCGCTGACGTTGCTGGCGATGGCGCTGATCCAGGTCAGCCTGCCGAAGCACGATCGCAGCTCGGCGCCGGAGAAGATCGACCTGGTCGGTGGCCTGCTGCTGGCGGTCACCCTCGGCCTCGCGGTCATCGGGCTGTACAACCCGAATCCCAACGGCCAGCAGGCGCTGCCCAGCTACGGGCTGCCCCTGGTGATCGGCGCGGTGATCGCCGGGGTCGCGTTCCTGATCTGGGAGCGGTTCGCGCGGACGCGGCTGATCGACCCGGCCGGGGTGCAGTTCCGGCCGTTCCTGGCCGCGTTGGGGGCGTCGTTCGCCGCCGGCGCCGCGCTGATGGTCACGCTGGTCGACGTGGAGCTGTTCGGCCAGGGCGTGCTGAGCCTGGACCAGAACAAGGCCGCCGGCATGCTCACGTCGTTCCTGATCGCGCTGCCGGTCGGCGCGCTGCTGGGCGGGTTCATCGCCACCCGGGTCGGCGACCGGGCGGTGGCGTTCGTCGGTCTGCTGATCGCCGCGGGCGGCTACCTGCTGATCTCACACTGGCCCGTGGACCTGCCGCACTACCGGCACAACTTCTTCGGCCTGTTCTCGATGCCGGCGATGAACAACGACCTGATGATCGGGGGCGTCGCGGTCAACAACGACCTGCTGATCGCGGGCATCGGGCTCGGGCTGGTGATCGGGCCGCTGACGTCGGCCGCGCTGCGCATCGTCCCGTCGGCCGAGCACGGCATCGCCTCAGCGGCGGTCGTGGTGGCCCGGATGACCGGCATGCTGATCGGCGTGGCGGCGCTGAGCGCGTGGGGCTTGTACCGCTTCTACCACATACTCAGCGCGAAGAACGCCGAGGTGTCGACCAGCCTGAGCATGACCGAGCAGGCAATTGCCAAGGCGCAGAACGCGATCCCGTCGTTCGCCGCGATGTACGGCGAGATCTTCACCATCACCGCGGGCGTCTGCGTCGTCGGGGCGCTGCTGGGGCTGCTCATCAGCGGGCGCACGGACCACGCCGAGGAGCCGGCGATTCCCGAGCAGGAACCCGTCGCCGCGCCGGCGCCGTAA
- the ribD gene encoding bifunctional diaminohydroxyphosphoribosylaminopyrimidine deaminase/5-amino-6-(5-phosphoribosylamino)uracil reductase RibD: protein MNQPQKVESVDAAMRLAIEQAYLVKGKTYPNPPVGAVIVDREGRVVGVGGTEPAGGDHAEIVALRKAGGLAAGGIAVVTLEPCNHYGKTPPCVNALIEARLSAVVYAVTDPNGIAGGGAGRLQAAGLQVQAGALAHQVAAGPLREWLHKQRTGLPHVTWKYATSIDGRSAAADGTSQWITSEAARLDVHRRRAGADAIVVGTGTVLADDPALTARLADGSLADRQPLRVVVGMRDIPPEAKVLNDESRTMVIRTHDPMEVIKAVSDRTDVLLEGGPTLAGAFLRAGAVNRILAYVAPMLLGGPITAVGDLGVPTIARALRWQFDGIDRAGPDLVLSLVPG, encoded by the coding sequence ATGAACCAGCCTCAGAAGGTCGAAAGCGTCGACGCCGCAATGCGTCTGGCGATCGAGCAAGCCTATCTGGTCAAGGGCAAGACCTACCCGAACCCGCCCGTCGGGGCGGTCATCGTGGATCGGGAGGGCCGCGTCGTCGGCGTCGGCGGCACCGAGCCGGCGGGCGGCGACCACGCCGAGATCGTGGCGCTGCGCAAGGCCGGCGGCCTGGCCGCCGGCGGGATCGCGGTGGTCACCCTCGAGCCGTGCAACCACTACGGGAAGACCCCGCCGTGCGTCAACGCGTTGATCGAGGCCCGCCTGAGCGCGGTGGTGTACGCCGTCACCGACCCCAACGGCATCGCCGGGGGCGGCGCGGGCCGGCTGCAGGCGGCGGGCCTGCAGGTCCAGGCCGGCGCGCTGGCCCACCAGGTGGCGGCCGGGCCGCTGCGCGAGTGGCTGCACAAACAGCGGACCGGGTTGCCGCACGTCACCTGGAAATACGCCACCAGCATCGACGGCCGCAGCGCCGCCGCCGACGGCACCAGCCAGTGGATCACCAGCGAGGCCGCCCGCCTGGATGTGCATCGCCGCCGGGCCGGCGCGGACGCCATCGTGGTCGGCACGGGAACCGTGCTGGCGGACGACCCGGCGTTGACCGCCCGGCTGGCCGACGGCTCGCTGGCCGACCGCCAACCGCTGCGCGTGGTGGTGGGGATGCGCGACATACCGCCCGAGGCAAAGGTTCTCAACGACGAGTCGCGCACGATGGTGATCCGCACCCACGATCCCATGGAGGTGATCAAGGCGGTGTCCGACCGCACCGACGTGCTGCTGGAGGGCGGCCCCACGCTCGCGGGCGCATTCCTGCGCGCCGGGGCCGTCAACCGCATCCTCGCGTACGTCGCGCCGATGCTGCTGGGCGGGCCGATCACCGCGGTCGGCGACTTAGGCGTCCCCACCATCGCGCGCGCGCTGCGGTGGCAGTTCGACGGGATCGACCGGGCCGGACCGGATCTGGTGCTCAGCCTGGTGCCGGGCTGA
- the rpe gene encoding ribulose-phosphate 3-epimerase: MPGNTGRPLIAPSILAADFARLADEAAAVVGADWLHVDVMDNHFVPNLTIGLPVVESLLAATSIPMDCHLMIEDPDRWAPPYAEAGAYNVTFHAEATGNPVGVARDIRAAGAKAGISVKPKTPLEPYLEILPHFDTLLIMSVEPGFGGQSFIPDVLSKVRTVRKLVDAGELKILVEIDGGVNEDTIEQAAEAGVDCFVAGSAVYGAQDPRSAIEALRRQAAAASPHLSE; this comes from the coding sequence ATGCCTGGCAACACCGGTAGGCCACTGATCGCGCCGTCGATCCTTGCCGCCGACTTCGCTCGCCTCGCCGACGAAGCCGCCGCGGTCGTCGGCGCCGACTGGCTGCACGTCGACGTGATGGACAACCACTTCGTGCCGAATCTCACCATCGGCCTGCCGGTCGTGGAGAGCCTGCTGGCCGCGACGTCGATCCCGATGGATTGCCACCTGATGATCGAGGACCCGGACCGCTGGGCGCCGCCATACGCCGAGGCGGGGGCCTACAACGTGACGTTTCACGCGGAGGCCACCGGCAACCCGGTGGGGGTGGCCCGCGACATCCGCGCCGCAGGCGCCAAGGCGGGCATCAGCGTCAAGCCGAAGACGCCGCTCGAGCCGTACCTCGAGATCCTGCCGCATTTCGACACCCTGCTGATCATGTCGGTGGAGCCGGGTTTCGGCGGCCAGAGTTTCATTCCCGACGTGCTGAGCAAGGTCCGGACCGTGCGCAAGCTGGTCGACGCGGGCGAATTGAAGATCCTGGTCGAGATCGACGGGGGGGTCAACGAGGACACGATCGAGCAGGCCGCCGAGGCCGGCGTGGATTGCTTCGTCGCCGGCTCGGCGGTGTACGGCGCGCAGGACCCGCGGTCCGCGATCGAGGCGCTGCGGCGACAGGCCGCCGCCGCGTCACCCCACCTGAGCGAATGA
- a CDS encoding RsmB/NOP family class I SAM-dependent RNA methyltransferase, which translates to MSPAQRRPRRRQLDPARAAAFQVLRAVSERDAYANLALPALLRERGISGRDAAFATELTYGTCRGRGLLDAVIGAAAKRSPESIDPVLLDLLRLGAYQLLRTRVDAHAAVSTTVEQAAIEFDSARAGFVNGVLRAIAARDEKSWVDELAPDPARDPVGHAAFVHAHPRWVAQAFADALGADAAELDAVLASDDERPQVHLAARPGALSAAELADAVGGTAGRYSPYAVYLPGGDPGRLAAVRDGVALVQDEGSQLVARALTLAEVDDDAGRWLDLCAGPGGKTALLAALAAGSGARVTAVEPAPRRADLVVENTRGLDVEVLRVDGRRSGLEPGFDRVLVDAPCTGLGALRRRPEARWRRQPADVPALTRLQRELLAAAIALTRPGGVVLYATCSPHLAETAGVVADALRRHPVSALDTRPLFDPAAGLGHGPYVQLWPHRHGTDAMFAAALRREAG; encoded by the coding sequence ATGAGCCCCGCGCAGCGCAGGCCGCGCCGCCGGCAGCTGGACCCGGCGCGGGCCGCCGCGTTCCAGGTGCTTCGGGCGGTCAGCGAGCGCGACGCCTACGCCAACCTGGCATTGCCCGCGCTGCTGCGCGAACGTGGCATCAGCGGACGCGACGCCGCGTTCGCCACGGAACTGACCTACGGCACCTGCCGCGGCCGGGGCCTGCTCGACGCCGTCATCGGCGCGGCTGCGAAGCGCTCCCCGGAGTCCATCGATCCCGTGTTGCTCGACCTGCTGCGGCTCGGCGCCTACCAGCTGCTGCGCACCCGCGTCGACGCCCACGCCGCGGTGTCCACCACCGTGGAGCAGGCCGCCATCGAATTCGATTCGGCGCGAGCAGGTTTCGTCAACGGTGTGTTGCGGGCCATCGCCGCTCGGGACGAAAAGTCCTGGGTCGACGAGCTGGCACCCGACCCGGCGCGCGACCCGGTGGGGCATGCCGCGTTCGTGCACGCCCACCCGCGCTGGGTCGCCCAGGCCTTCGCCGACGCGCTGGGCGCGGACGCGGCGGAACTCGATGCGGTGCTGGCCAGCGACGACGAACGGCCCCAGGTGCACCTCGCGGCGCGCCCGGGAGCGCTGAGCGCCGCCGAACTGGCCGACGCGGTGGGGGGTACGGCCGGCCGCTATTCGCCCTATGCGGTCTATCTGCCCGGCGGGGACCCGGGGCGGCTGGCGGCCGTGCGCGACGGCGTGGCGCTGGTCCAGGACGAGGGCAGCCAGCTGGTGGCCCGGGCGCTGACGCTGGCGGAGGTCGACGACGACGCGGGGCGCTGGCTGGATCTGTGCGCCGGCCCGGGGGGCAAGACGGCGCTGCTGGCCGCGCTGGCTGCGGGATCGGGGGCGCGGGTCACGGCGGTGGAGCCGGCGCCGCGCCGCGCCGATCTGGTGGTCGAGAACACCCGCGGGCTGGACGTGGAGGTGCTGCGTGTCGACGGGCGGCGGAGCGGTCTCGAGCCGGGCTTCGACCGGGTGCTCGTCGACGCGCCGTGCACCGGGCTGGGCGCGTTGCGCCGCCGGCCCGAGGCCCGGTGGCGGCGCCAGCCGGCCGACGTGCCCGCGCTGACCAGGCTGCAACGCGAACTCCTGGCAGCCGCGATCGCGCTCACCCGTCCCGGCGGTGTCGTGCTGTATGCGACGTGTTCGCCTCATCTGGCCGAGACCGCCGGCGTGGTCGCCGACGCGCTGCGCCGCCATCCGGTGAGCGCGCTGGACACCCGGCCGCTGTTCGATCCCGCCGCGGGTCTGGGCCACGGCCCGTATGTCCAGCTGTGGCCGCACCGGCACGGCACCGACGCCATGTTCGCGGCGGCGCTGCGCCGCGAAGCGGGGTAG